A genomic stretch from Dehalococcoidia bacterium includes:
- the polX gene encoding DNA polymerase/3'-5' exonuclease PolX, whose product MTNSEIAERFETIVSLLQMKEEKGFTIRAYQRAARTIERLPRDVDAMVREGEDLTEIPGIGKAISAKISELADTGEMSYLERLKAEFPEGILDLVEIPGLGPKTVVRVWKELDVTSVEALSAAIEDGRVASLPRMGKKSAENILRAIQFARTKGDRTPISRAMDTAQRVRSHMESTCPEISQLVFCGSLRRFEETVGDLDLVCVTDEPQRALDAMVAMDSVEEVLGHGESKVSVVLNSGIQIDLRVAEAQNLGAMLQYFTGNLHHNVLLREVATGLRFSLNEYGLTNLDTGELETFRDEESLYARLGLQYIPPELRQGGSEVRDARNGALTHLVQVADIRGDLHSHTDWSDGRDTMEEMIRAAKGRGLEYIAVTDHSVGRGIANGLSIERLERHGERLKEVAEAVGGIRVLRGTEMDIRADGTLDYADDVLENLDWVVASVHSAMAQDSETMTKRIISAMKNPHVSAIGHLSTRLIGERRPVDADYEAIFRAAADTGTALEINGSLERLDLKDTHIRRARELGAPLVIDTDAHTVESLGNLEFGARLARRASCEPHHIVNCMGAEQFFSWLKLDKSARSKALSEHGRV is encoded by the coding sequence ATGACGAACTCCGAGATTGCAGAGAGGTTCGAGACCATCGTCAGCCTTCTCCAGATGAAAGAGGAGAAGGGATTTACGATCCGAGCGTACCAACGTGCGGCACGTACCATCGAGCGCCTTCCTCGAGACGTCGACGCTATGGTTCGAGAAGGTGAAGACCTGACCGAAATCCCCGGCATAGGTAAGGCGATCTCGGCAAAGATTTCAGAGTTGGCCGACACCGGCGAGATGAGCTACCTGGAACGTCTCAAGGCAGAATTTCCGGAGGGGATTCTCGATCTCGTAGAGATACCCGGGCTGGGTCCAAAGACAGTGGTGAGAGTCTGGAAAGAGCTGGACGTTACTTCAGTCGAGGCGCTGTCAGCGGCCATCGAGGACGGAAGGGTGGCATCTCTCCCCAGGATGGGGAAGAAGAGCGCCGAGAATATCCTCAGGGCAATCCAGTTTGCCAGGACAAAGGGAGACCGCACACCAATCTCAAGAGCCATGGATACGGCCCAACGAGTAAGGTCGCACATGGAGTCGACCTGCCCGGAGATATCCCAACTGGTCTTCTGCGGTAGCTTGAGAAGGTTCGAAGAGACGGTCGGGGACCTTGACCTCGTGTGCGTCACCGACGAGCCTCAGAGGGCTCTCGATGCGATGGTGGCGATGGACTCGGTAGAAGAAGTGCTAGGTCACGGAGAAAGCAAAGTTTCTGTCGTGCTGAACTCAGGCATCCAGATAGACCTCCGTGTTGCCGAGGCGCAAAACCTGGGTGCCATGCTGCAGTATTTCACTGGCAACCTGCATCACAATGTTCTGCTTCGAGAAGTCGCCACTGGTCTGCGATTTTCGCTCAACGAATACGGGCTTACCAATCTGGACACCGGAGAGCTAGAGACCTTCCGAGATGAAGAATCGCTCTACGCCAGACTCGGCCTCCAGTACATTCCTCCTGAATTACGGCAGGGAGGCTCAGAAGTTCGGGATGCCAGAAATGGGGCGCTTACCCACTTGGTGCAGGTTGCAGACATCAGGGGAGACCTGCACTCACACACGGACTGGAGCGATGGACGCGACACCATGGAGGAGATGATCCGTGCCGCCAAGGGCCGTGGCCTCGAATACATCGCAGTTACAGACCACTCAGTTGGACGTGGCATAGCAAACGGGTTAAGCATCGAACGACTCGAGAGACACGGAGAACGACTGAAGGAAGTCGCCGAGGCTGTCGGCGGCATTCGCGTTCTTCGCGGCACTGAAATGGACATCAGGGCGGACGGAACTCTCGACTACGCTGACGACGTACTGGAGAATCTGGACTGGGTCGTCGCATCCGTACACAGCGCGATGGCACAGGACTCGGAGACGATGACAAAGCGAATCATCTCTGCGATGAAGAACCCGCATGTCTCGGCGATTGGTCACCTTTCGACAAGGTTGATCGGAGAGCGTCGTCCTGTTGACGCGGACTACGAAGCAATCTTCAGAGCGGCCGCAGACACAGGAACGGCCCTGGAGATCAACGGCTCCCTGGAACGGCTCGACCTCAAGGACACCCACATTCGAAGGGCTAGGGAGCTTGGAGCTCCCCTGGTGATCGATACAGATGCCCACACCGTAGAGTCTCTGGGCAATCTGGAATTCGGCGCTCGACTGGCGAGACGGGCCTCGTGCGAACCACACCATATCGTAAACTGCATGGGCGCTGAACAGTTCTTTTCGTGGCTGAAACTGGACAAGTCAGCGCGAAGTAAGGCATTATCGGAGCATGGGCGAGTGTAA
- the cofE gene encoding coenzyme F420-0:L-glutamate ligase: protein MEQSVNSVSIFGINGIPEVQPGDRLGQTIVEAAAAQGTALESGDIVVVTQKIVSKAEGRLVKLSTVEPSEFAVGFARIADRDPRLIELVLQESKSIVRMDPDRGVIISETHHGFVCANAGIDQSNIPGDDVVCLLPVDSDESARRIMEDIRRSSGVQTPVIISDTFGRAWRDGHVNFAVGVAGMDPMMDYRGLPDAQGREMHVTTIAVADELAAAAELVQFKAIGIPVSIVRGYPYDESEGNSQQLVRERSRDMFR from the coding sequence ATGGAACAGTCAGTTAATTCGGTCAGCATCTTCGGCATAAACGGTATTCCTGAAGTCCAGCCCGGCGACAGGCTGGGCCAGACCATTGTCGAGGCAGCGGCAGCTCAGGGCACAGCCCTGGAGTCAGGCGACATCGTCGTCGTGACCCAGAAGATCGTGTCTAAGGCCGAAGGCCGTCTGGTCAAGTTGTCTACAGTAGAGCCGTCGGAATTCGCCGTCGGATTCGCGAGAATTGCCGACCGGGACCCGAGGCTGATTGAGCTCGTTCTTCAGGAGAGCAAGTCAATTGTCAGGATGGACCCGGATCGCGGCGTCATAATCTCCGAGACGCACCACGGATTCGTATGCGCAAACGCTGGGATAGATCAGTCCAATATCCCCGGGGACGACGTAGTCTGCCTGCTGCCCGTCGATTCCGATGAATCGGCCCGGAGGATCATGGAGGACATTCGCAGGTCCTCAGGTGTTCAGACTCCGGTGATTATCTCCGACACGTTCGGCCGGGCCTGGCGTGACGGCCACGTTAACTTCGCAGTAGGTGTGGCTGGAATGGACCCCATGATGGACTACAGGGGACTACCGGACGCACAGGGACGTGAGATGCACGTCACAACCATCGCCGTGGCGGATGAGCTTGCAGCCGCAGCTGAGCTGGTACAGTTCAAGGCGATAGGCATTCCCGTGTCGATAGTACGTGGCTACCCGTATGACGAGTCCGAGGGCAATAGCCAGCAACTTGTCCGAGAACGCTCCCGCGACATGTTCAGGTGA
- the amrB gene encoding AmmeMemoRadiSam system protein B — MTSQDYSHIPERPELRLVEPMWVEHQGQRFLHLRDHLTLSDMTVMIPEVAAPIVTLLDGTRNLPEIRSALALRFGLTVSDQETASMIDQLDQALMIGNGRFRGARRRAIEVYRDADQREPSHVGAVYPTSAKALEDAIERWCSNVSSRAPVDRPKGDLVGMLCPHIDYNRGHATYAELWRDIEPDLSEVETVVVLGTDHYGGQGQLTPTVQNYSTPYGTLDTDTDVVNRLADAIGAGAFDEELHHRKEHSIELAAVWLHHFMRRQKVSLVPVLCGSFHGYTSSDAGPDETLHISAAIEVLKEVMSDRRTLVIAAGDLAHVGPAFGDPNPLDDFEKAKIRSEDSQSISAICAGDAGRFLEISRSETDKRKICGLPPIYIMLRLLAGATGIHMGYDQCPADASNGSIVSIAGALLYR; from the coding sequence ATGACTTCCCAAGACTACTCACACATCCCCGAGAGGCCTGAATTGCGCCTCGTTGAACCGATGTGGGTTGAGCATCAGGGCCAACGGTTTCTGCACCTTAGAGACCACCTCACGCTTTCCGACATGACCGTAATGATTCCGGAAGTCGCTGCCCCTATCGTGACACTCCTCGACGGCACGAGAAACTTGCCTGAGATTCGGTCTGCACTTGCTCTGCGGTTCGGCCTGACCGTTTCGGACCAGGAGACGGCGTCGATGATCGACCAGCTTGATCAAGCTCTCATGATTGGGAATGGCAGGTTCCGCGGGGCCCGCAGGCGCGCCATTGAAGTGTATCGCGATGCAGACCAGAGAGAGCCGTCCCACGTCGGAGCCGTGTATCCAACATCGGCGAAGGCACTCGAGGACGCTATCGAGCGTTGGTGCTCCAATGTGAGTTCAAGGGCTCCCGTAGACAGGCCCAAGGGCGACCTGGTCGGGATGTTGTGCCCACACATCGACTACAACAGGGGCCATGCAACTTACGCCGAATTGTGGCGGGACATAGAGCCTGACCTCTCTGAAGTAGAGACTGTAGTGGTTCTGGGGACCGACCACTATGGCGGTCAGGGCCAGCTGACGCCGACGGTCCAGAACTACTCGACCCCATATGGGACCCTCGACACCGATACCGACGTCGTGAATCGACTTGCCGACGCGATTGGCGCTGGGGCTTTCGATGAGGAACTCCACCACCGGAAGGAGCACTCCATCGAGCTGGCAGCAGTCTGGCTGCACCACTTCATGCGCAGACAGAAGGTCAGCCTTGTACCCGTCCTCTGTGGGTCCTTCCATGGGTACACCAGCAGCGATGCGGGTCCCGACGAGACCCTTCACATTTCCGCTGCTATTGAAGTACTCAAGGAAGTGATGTCCGATCGCCGTACTCTGGTCATCGCAGCGGGTGACCTGGCACACGTCGGGCCTGCATTCGGCGACCCCAATCCACTCGACGACTTTGAGAAGGCCAAGATCAGGTCAGAAGACTCTCAATCTATATCAGCAATTTGCGCCGGGGACGCAGGCAGGTTTCTTGAAATCTCCCGTAGCGAGACCGACAAGCGAAAGATCTGCGGCCTGCCTCCTATCTACATTATGCTCAGGCTCCTTGCAGGGGCCACCGGAATTCATATGGGATACGACCAGTGCCCTGCGGACGCGTCGAACGGTTCGATTGTTTCGATAGCCGGCGCCCTACTCTACAGGTGA
- a CDS encoding ribose-phosphate pyrophosphokinase, with translation MPVAEDLKVFTGNAHPQLAQDICSYLGIQLGNMEVFKFKNDNTFVRILENVRERDVFIVQPFSEPVNDHIMELMIMLDAFKRASAGRITAVLPYYAYGRSDKKDQPRVPITARLIASMIEVSGADRVLTLDLHAGQIQGFFSIPVDELTAIPMLARPFGNGRDVVVAATDVGGAKRARETADILGADLAVVQKRRLGNSEQVVADQVIGEVAGKKAIIVDDEITTGGTVLAAADALVLNGATEVFCAVTHGVLCGEAPTLIQQSPMLELAVTDSLPIGPNKLGDKTRVISVASILGEAIHRIHSGLSVGAMFEGALPAVSL, from the coding sequence ATGCCGGTTGCTGAAGACCTCAAGGTGTTCACGGGCAACGCCCATCCCCAGTTGGCTCAGGATATCTGTTCCTACCTCGGTATCCAGCTTGGGAACATGGAAGTGTTCAAGTTCAAGAACGACAACACGTTCGTGAGGATACTTGAGAACGTGCGCGAGCGGGACGTCTTCATCGTCCAACCCTTCAGCGAACCAGTCAACGACCACATCATGGAACTGATGATCATGCTTGACGCGTTCAAGCGTGCGTCGGCCGGTCGTATAACTGCCGTACTTCCTTACTATGCTTATGGTAGAAGCGACAAGAAAGACCAGCCCAGGGTACCGATCACCGCTCGCCTGATCGCCTCGATGATTGAGGTTTCCGGCGCTGACAGGGTCCTGACGCTAGACCTCCACGCAGGCCAGATCCAGGGATTCTTCAGCATCCCGGTCGATGAACTGACAGCCATTCCCATGCTGGCTCGCCCGTTTGGTAATGGGAGGGACGTCGTCGTCGCGGCAACTGATGTCGGAGGGGCCAAGAGGGCGCGGGAAACCGCGGACATTCTCGGCGCCGATCTGGCGGTAGTTCAGAAGCGCAGACTCGGCAATTCCGAGCAAGTCGTAGCAGATCAGGTCATCGGTGAAGTTGCAGGCAAGAAAGCTATCATTGTCGATGACGAGATTACTACCGGGGGCACAGTTCTGGCTGCCGCGGACGCGCTTGTCCTGAACGGAGCCACCGAAGTATTCTGCGCCGTTACACATGGAGTACTCTGCGGCGAGGCCCCTACACTGATCCAGCAAAGCCCGATGCTCGAGCTCGCCGTTACGGATTCGCTTCCTATCGGACCAAACAAACTGGGGGACAAGACGCGGGTAATTTCGGTGGCATCCATACTGGGTGAGGCCATTCATCGGATACACAGCGGGCTCTCAGTGGGGGCGATGTTCGAAGGCGCCTTGCCTGCTGTCAGCTTGTGA
- a CDS encoding NYN domain-containing protein, with product MEEEQIIVETSTGIYADIQNLQEMAKEVLLLLIHRWPRQLPKPTQLNLYVRADHVHLWQVWASDAFRELHVTVKGVQHYSLAATKNAADMAIAVDAISDFNHSRVSHVAVVSDDSDFISLYAKLAEEFEKGQPIDSAELVPFLWVLTDRVDTKSSLLQEFFPERYVHVVDRYAPWDDYEDEDDELEPEEGEAEEVQVDQAVADSEADEDSESQEEEKPSEKQRPRASAQRDDLTVTERIALQLIRDMPVGKFKSTDCQQIIRTNFPSHHLAAADGPAFGIIFRRDLLPYMEKRGVNELGNQRPRQYEMTLEAKKSLARY from the coding sequence ATGGAAGAAGAACAAATTATCGTCGAAACCAGCACCGGAATCTACGCCGACATTCAGAATCTGCAGGAAATGGCAAAGGAAGTCCTGCTCCTGCTGATCCATCGATGGCCCAGGCAACTTCCCAAGCCCACGCAGCTTAATCTCTACGTCAGAGCTGATCACGTACACCTTTGGCAGGTATGGGCGAGCGATGCATTCAGGGAACTCCATGTAACCGTCAAGGGTGTACAGCACTACAGCCTTGCAGCCACGAAGAATGCGGCAGATATGGCGATCGCAGTGGATGCGATCAGCGATTTCAACCACAGCCGCGTTAGCCACGTAGCAGTAGTCAGCGATGACAGCGACTTCATCTCCCTCTACGCGAAGCTGGCCGAAGAATTCGAGAAGGGCCAGCCAATCGATTCTGCCGAACTTGTGCCGTTCCTCTGGGTTCTGACTGACCGAGTGGACACCAAGTCTTCACTTCTGCAGGAGTTCTTCCCAGAGAGATACGTGCACGTCGTGGACAGATACGCCCCCTGGGATGACTACGAAGACGAGGACGATGAGCTAGAGCCTGAAGAGGGTGAGGCTGAAGAGGTCCAGGTGGATCAAGCCGTCGCCGACTCAGAAGCTGACGAAGATTCTGAGTCGCAAGAAGAAGAAAAGCCTTCCGAGAAACAGCGGCCAAGGGCCAGCGCCCAACGTGATGATCTGACTGTTACAGAACGCATCGCGTTGCAGCTAATTCGTGACATGCCAGTAGGGAAGTTCAAGAGCACCGACTGCCAGCAGATAATCCGCACCAACTTCCCGAGTCACCATCTAGCAGCCGCTGACGGGCCCGCATTCGGGATCATATTCAGGCGTGACCTTCTCCCTTACATGGAGAAGCGAGGGGTCAATGAACTTGGGAACCAGCGTCCCAGGCAGTACGAGATGACCCTCGAAGCCAAGAAGTCGCTCGCGAGGTACTAG
- a CDS encoding MFS transporter has protein sequence MNCITLRSGFLFRVSWRSAHSRRTSIAGLRWIPRPQTFDAWIAYRDYRFIWVGNFFANTAHWLQLLTLGWLVRDLTEGTEGSALLVVGIGGISTLPGVIIGPLGGVLGDRVDRRKLIMALQAVMAVIAFGFACLIAFDVVEVWHVFAYAIVSGAFLSITQPMRQALIANTVPRHMLGNAYATNVLTIPGTRAIGPFVGGILVSSFGFFWNFTIESLLYVGMILAYWPMHTPYTESRRSRGGTGTTGFLQDLAEGFRYIWSGNRVLFLLITLTVVPNVVLQPVMFMLPLFTTEILGRGADVGGYMLAINGFGGFLMALTIASFGFFIKRGMLCLITAAVSSILALVLIQAAWLPVALFVIALFAASQTAFRTTNGTLTQTLAPDELRGRITSLQRLGQGFVVGSSLLVGWFAGVTSVRFALAGMGVVGLALAAAYMIFAGRLREQE, from the coding sequence CTGAATTGTATCACCCTACGGTCTGGGTTCCTGTTTCGTGTATCATGGCGGTCAGCCCACTCGCGGAGGACATCAATAGCCGGACTACGATGGATACCGAGACCCCAGACGTTCGACGCTTGGATCGCTTATCGCGATTATCGGTTCATCTGGGTAGGAAACTTCTTCGCGAACACCGCTCACTGGCTTCAGCTCCTGACCCTGGGTTGGCTGGTCCGTGATCTCACTGAGGGTACGGAGGGCTCTGCACTCCTGGTCGTCGGAATAGGCGGCATTAGCACCCTGCCCGGAGTGATCATCGGTCCCCTTGGCGGCGTGCTTGGCGACCGGGTCGACAGGCGCAAGCTCATCATGGCGCTCCAGGCGGTCATGGCCGTCATCGCCTTCGGCTTCGCGTGCCTCATCGCCTTCGATGTCGTGGAAGTCTGGCACGTGTTCGCATATGCCATAGTGAGTGGTGCATTCCTGTCGATCACCCAACCGATGCGTCAGGCCCTGATTGCCAACACTGTGCCAAGGCATATGCTCGGTAATGCGTACGCCACCAACGTGCTAACGATACCCGGCACCAGGGCCATCGGCCCGTTCGTTGGTGGAATTCTGGTTAGCTCTTTTGGGTTCTTCTGGAATTTTACTATCGAGTCGCTGCTTTACGTGGGAATGATACTTGCCTACTGGCCAATGCATACCCCATACACCGAATCGCGCCGCTCCCGAGGCGGTACCGGAACGACTGGATTTCTGCAGGACCTTGCCGAGGGTTTCAGGTACATCTGGTCAGGCAATCGGGTGCTTTTCCTTCTGATAACACTGACGGTAGTTCCCAACGTCGTGCTCCAGCCTGTGATGTTCATGCTTCCCCTGTTTACAACAGAGATACTGGGGAGGGGAGCTGATGTGGGCGGATACATGCTGGCGATTAACGGGTTCGGCGGATTCTTGATGGCGCTAACCATCGCCTCATTTGGATTCTTCATCAAGCGCGGAATGCTCTGCCTGATTACGGCTGCTGTCAGCTCGATTCTGGCCCTTGTGCTGATTCAGGCTGCTTGGCTCCCGGTAGCGCTATTTGTAATTGCCCTGTTCGCAGCCAGCCAGACAGCCTTCAGGACTACAAACGGCACACTCACACAGACACTCGCACCTGACGAGCTGAGGGGGCGCATCACAAGCCTTCAGAGACTTGGTCAAGGGTTCGTCGTTGGGTCCAGCCTGCTGGTGGGATGGTTCGCGGGCGTGACCTCAGTAAGGTTTGCCCTCGCAGGGATGGGTGTTGTGGGACTTGCCCTCGCAGCGGCCTACATGATATTCGCCGGACGGCTGAGAGAGCAGGAATAG
- a CDS encoding sodium-translocating pyrophosphatase: protein MDILYLSIVAGVIALAFAAYLSWKVMQSDAGSEQVRFIGNAIREGAMAFLSREYRLLAVFVVIVFVILWVFIDLDVLNKVEGDGETIPGTAISYLVGALGSALAGFIGMSIAVRANTRTTVQAQTGLNPALRVAFNSGTVMGVSVVGIGLIGITVVYLIFQDITLVAGFGFGASSIALFARVGGGIYTKAADVGADLVGKVEQGLDEDDPRNPATVADNVGDNVGDVAGMGADLFESYTGSIIATIALVGVGVAALGMSQPDNEFSSELAVLPLLIAAIGIIASILGTFLVRTKDGASMGNLLWSLRFGIFGAGALVLIGTAAALLVLDMDFKLFWVVLTGLVAGQIIGTSSEVYTSYEYKFTREISDQALSGPATVIISGIGLGMISTLIPAVVVVIAMWLANDLAGTYGVALAAVGMLSTLGITLATDAYGPVADNAGGIAEQAGLDPSVRERTDALDSLGNTTAATGKGFAIGSAVLTALALMAAYSEVTNVEAFDLREVDVLMGLLIGALLPFVFAALTMQAVGRAASAMVEEVRRQFRDIPGLLEGTADADYTRAVDISTRGAMKEMVLPGVLAIVAPVAIGLILGAEALGGMLIGSIATGFLLAIMMANAGGAWDNAKKFIEAGAHGGKGSDPHAAAVVGDTVGDPFKDTSGPSLNILIKLMSIVALVFAPLFL, encoded by the coding sequence TTGGACATTCTGTACTTATCAATTGTTGCAGGTGTCATTGCACTGGCATTTGCCGCGTACCTCTCCTGGAAGGTCATGCAGTCTGATGCAGGCAGCGAACAGGTCAGGTTTATCGGAAATGCCATCCGTGAGGGTGCAATGGCATTCCTGTCGCGGGAGTATAGGCTCCTCGCGGTATTTGTAGTTATCGTCTTCGTCATTCTTTGGGTCTTCATAGACCTCGATGTCCTCAATAAGGTGGAAGGCGACGGCGAAACAATTCCAGGTACCGCAATCTCGTACCTGGTAGGGGCCCTCGGTTCTGCTCTCGCGGGATTCATTGGCATGAGTATCGCGGTTCGTGCGAACACGCGAACCACCGTGCAGGCCCAGACCGGCCTGAACCCCGCCCTTAGAGTTGCCTTTAACTCGGGCACTGTAATGGGCGTCAGCGTGGTCGGTATCGGCCTGATCGGCATTACCGTGGTGTACCTGATATTTCAGGACATCACGCTGGTAGCCGGATTCGGGTTTGGAGCCTCATCCATCGCCCTGTTTGCCAGGGTTGGCGGCGGGATCTACACCAAGGCTGCAGACGTGGGTGCCGACCTGGTAGGAAAGGTTGAGCAGGGCCTGGACGAGGACGACCCCCGCAACCCTGCCACGGTTGCTGACAACGTAGGCGACAACGTGGGCGACGTTGCAGGCATGGGTGCCGACCTATTCGAGAGCTACACAGGTTCGATTATTGCGACGATAGCACTTGTAGGTGTTGGGGTTGCCGCACTTGGCATGTCTCAGCCAGACAATGAGTTCAGTTCCGAGTTAGCAGTCTTACCTCTTCTTATCGCTGCAATCGGAATCATCGCTTCGATTTTAGGGACCTTCCTTGTGCGGACCAAGGACGGGGCGAGTATGGGCAACCTGCTCTGGTCACTGAGATTTGGAATCTTCGGTGCGGGAGCTCTCGTGCTGATTGGTACGGCAGCTGCGCTACTGGTCCTGGATATGGACTTCAAGCTGTTCTGGGTGGTGCTCACCGGCCTGGTCGCCGGTCAGATCATAGGCACCTCCTCGGAGGTATACACAAGCTACGAGTACAAGTTCACAAGGGAGATTTCAGATCAGGCACTGAGCGGTCCAGCAACGGTTATCATCTCAGGAATTGGCCTGGGAATGATTAGCACTCTTATTCCGGCCGTCGTGGTGGTCATTGCAATGTGGCTGGCCAATGATCTCGCCGGAACTTACGGAGTTGCCCTGGCTGCTGTAGGTATGCTTTCTACACTCGGTATTACCCTCGCCACAGATGCCTATGGACCCGTTGCCGACAACGCCGGGGGAATTGCTGAGCAGGCCGGACTTGACCCTTCGGTCCGTGAGAGAACTGATGCCCTCGACTCGCTGGGTAACACCACCGCTGCTACTGGTAAAGGCTTCGCAATAGGCTCTGCCGTACTGACAGCGCTTGCCCTCATGGCAGCCTACTCGGAGGTCACGAACGTCGAAGCCTTCGACCTTCGTGAGGTTGATGTCCTGATGGGCCTGTTGATTGGAGCCCTTCTGCCATTCGTGTTCGCGGCGCTTACCATGCAGGCCGTTGGTCGAGCTGCCAGCGCAATGGTGGAAGAGGTGAGGCGTCAGTTCCGGGATATACCAGGTCTACTTGAAGGGACTGCCGACGCAGACTACACGCGTGCAGTAGACATAAGCACTCGCGGCGCAATGAAAGAGATGGTCCTTCCAGGTGTATTGGCCATAGTTGCTCCGGTTGCCATTGGACTGATTCTCGGGGCGGAAGCTCTTGGCGGAATGCTGATCGGATCCATCGCGACCGGCTTCCTTCTCGCCATCATGATGGCCAACGCTGGCGGGGCTTGGGACAACGCGAAGAAGTTCATCGAGGCTGGTGCGCATGGCGGCAAGGGTTCCGACCCACACGCCGCGGCCGTGGTCGGAGACACTGTCGGAGACCCGTTCAAGGATACTTCCGGACCCTCCCTGAACATCCTCATCAAGCTGATGAGCATAGTGGCCCTGGTCTTTGCCCCTCTGTTCCTCTGA
- a CDS encoding haloacid dehalogenase — protein MRTAGEDAEQLLRGTHEAREQALTLSRQIIRFSANSIRATHRGDFGDARDLIGRATVLRSEIESERRDHPAVYFGGYVEDALKEYVEAHATLAFAEGSQLPTMIDLDVGAAVYMNGLAEAIGEMRRLVLDLLRGDEFARSESYLEIMDEVYSVLVTLDYPDGVTRGLRRTTDVMRGVIERTRGDITVALRQRSLEAQLEELNRKLDSSRS, from the coding sequence ATTCGTACTGCAGGTGAAGACGCTGAGCAGCTGCTTAGGGGAACTCATGAGGCCAGAGAACAGGCGTTGACGCTGTCGCGGCAGATTATTCGTTTCTCTGCCAACTCCATCCGGGCAACTCATAGGGGTGACTTCGGCGATGCCCGTGATCTAATCGGACGCGCGACCGTCCTCAGGTCTGAGATAGAATCTGAACGCCGGGATCATCCGGCCGTCTATTTTGGTGGTTACGTAGAAGACGCCCTCAAAGAGTATGTGGAGGCGCACGCAACTCTTGCATTTGCAGAAGGCTCTCAACTTCCGACGATGATTGACCTGGATGTGGGAGCAGCGGTCTATATGAATGGACTGGCCGAGGCGATCGGGGAGATGAGACGCCTGGTACTCGATCTTCTTCGCGGCGACGAGTTCGCGAGGAGTGAGTCCTACCTTGAGATTATGGATGAAGTCTATTCAGTTCTGGTGACGCTGGATTACCCGGACGGTGTTACTCGAGGCCTCAGAAGGACTACTGATGTCATGAGGGGAGTAATCGAGCGGACTCGCGGCGACATAACGGTTGCCCTACGTCAGAGGAGCCTCGAGGCCCAACTGGAGGAACTGAACAGGAAGCTGGATTCGTCCCGGTCTTGA